In the Nicotiana tabacum cultivar K326 chromosome 16, ASM71507v2, whole genome shotgun sequence genome, one interval contains:
- the LOC142170377 gene encoding uncharacterized protein LOC142170377, translating to MESRGDVITSMLTIFTFDVYALIDPGSTLSYVTPYIAKKFGIEPEKLCEPFEVSTPVGESVITRCIYRGCPIKVYHRLIATDLVELEMVDFDVIMGMDWLESCYATVGCRTKILSFEFPGEPVLEWKGVVVAPRCRFISYLKTRKIISKGYIYHLVRVKDADAQIPTLQLVPIVNEFPEVFPKDLSGVPSDREIDFRIDLLPGTKPISIPP from the coding sequence ATGGAGTCTCGGGGAGATGTTATCACAAGTATGCTAACGATATTCACTTTTGACGTCTATGCTCTTATAGATCCGGGATCCACCCTATCTTATGTAACTCCATATATTGCTAagaaatttgggatagaaccagaaaagTTGTGTGAACCTTTTGAAGTATCCACCCCAGTTGGAGAATCAGTTATAACAAGATGTATCTATAGGGGATGTCCAATCAAAGTGTATCATCGTCTTATTGCAACAGACTTAGTAGAATTGGagatggtagacttcgatgtaatcatgggcatggattggttagagTCCTGTTATGCCACGGTGGGTTGTAGAACCAAAATATTAAGTTTTGAATTTCCTGGTGAACCGGTCTTAGAATGGAAGGGTGTTGTAGTAGCACCAAGgtgtaggtttatttcttatcttaagACCAGAAAGATTATCTCCAAAGGGTATATCTATCACCTGGTTCGAGTTAAGGATGCAGATGCTCAGATTCCCACTCTCCAGTTGGTACCAATTGTAAATGAGTTCCCAGAAGTGTTTCCCAAAGATCTTTCCGGAGTCCCTTCCGATAGAGAGATTGACTTTAGAATTGATCTACTCCCAGGCACtaagcctatatctattccaccttaG